The DNA sequence CCCCACCTTTATCTGGACAGATTCTAAATAAAGAAATCGGTAGTACCCCTTGTTTTCATGTCCCGCGTTTGTGCCGTATTTTTGTGCCTGCTAAAGGCCTTTTAGCGTGTTTATTCTGCGATGTTAGATACATTCAAATCAATTAGTTTATCCCACAAAACGGCACCACTCCGGGTGCGTGAACTAATTGCACTCAGCGAGGAAGAAGCGAAGCGGTTGATGCTGCGCCTGCGTGATTTTTTCGGGCTGACAGACCTGCTTGTGGTATCGACCTGCAACCGTACGGAAGTCTACTACGCTACGGACCCAGCCGCAGCTTCGCCAAATCTCAACGCCGATATTGCTCGGTTGCTGCTCATTGAAAAAGGGCTGACCGATACGGATACCTACTTACCTTATTTTCAGTTTTTCGACGCGCACAATGCAGCCGTCCGGCACCTGTTCGAGGTTTGCGTTGGTCTGCACTCGCAGGTGGTGGGCGATATGCAGATTCCGAATCAGGTAAAGCAGTCCTACCAGTGGTCGGCCGATCTGGATATGGCCGGGCCATTCCTGCATCGCCTGATGCACACGATCTTCTTCACCAACAAGCGCGTGGCGCAGGAGACATCGTTCCGCGACGGAGCAGCTTCGGTATCCTACGCGGCTGTTGAACTGATCGAAGAACTGGTGGGCGAAAATCAGAACCCGAACGTGCTGGTTGTTGGCCTGGGTGAAATTGGCACGGATGTCTGCAAGAATCTGGAGTCCAGAAAGCTCAGCAACATTACCCTCTGCAACCGGACGCACGCCAAAACCGAAGCCCTCGCGCAGAAGTACGGCTTCCGGATGGCCGACTTTGCCGACCTGACCGATGAAATCCGGCAGGCTGACGTTATCATTTCGTCGATCACCCGCGACGAGCCGCTGTTTACGCCCCAGTTCCTGGCGTCGATCAACGTACTGACCTACAAGTATTTTATTGATTTATCCGTACCCCGCAGCGTCGACGCGGCCGTCGAGCAGATTCCGGGCGTACTCGTATATAACATCGATCACATCCGCAACCGGGCCGACGAAGCCCTGAACCAGCGGCTGGCGGCTATCCCGCAGGTCGAAGCCATTGTTACGCAGGCCGTTGCCGAGTTCGGCGACTGGTCGAAGGAAATGATTGTTTCGCCTACGATCAACAAGCTCAAGAATGCGCTGGAGCAGATCCGGAAAGAAGAGATTGCCCGGCACCTGAAGCACCTCACCCCCGGCGAATCGGAGAAAGTGGACAAGATCACGCGGGGTATCATGCAGAAGATCATCAAGCTGCCCGTGCTGCAACTCAAAGCCGCCTGCAAACGGGGCGAAGCTGAAACACTCATCGACGTACTGAATGACCTGTTCGACCTGGAGAAACAGACCAGCGACGAACCAAAGCGATATTAGTGACGACCTTCGGTCATCAGAAAGGGCCTGAACCAATGCTGGTTCAGGCCCTTTCTGATGGAACCGGTCAGCTTAATTCCGGTTGCTGCTCACGTAGGTCTTATTGCCATTCTTATTGATGTAATATTTCCCACCACGGGGACCGGTCATAACCGTCTCCCCATTGGGACCTTTCTGCGACCGGTCGATGGGGGCTTTGTAATCGGCCGGGGTTGCCTTTTCCTCCTTACCTTTCATGGCTTTCGCCATAGCCGGGCCGGCATCGGCTTTGGCCGCTTTGAGATCCGCTTTAGCCTCTTTCTTATCGGCCTTAGCGGCTTTCATCGCTGCTTTATCGCCGGTTTCCTTGGCTTCTTTCTTATCAGCCTTAGCCTCCTTCATGTCGGCTTTTGCTTCCTTGGCCGCCTTCTTATCGTCGGGGCTCATGGCGGCCTTCATGTCGGCTTTGGCCGCTTTCTTTTCTGCTTTGGCTGTTTTCGCAGCCGCATCGTCACCGGCCTCTTTGGCCATTTTCTTATCGGCTTTGGCTTCCTTCTTCTCGGCTTTGGTCTTTTCTTTTTTAGGCTTGTCGTCCTGGGCCGTTCCCGTGTAGGCGACCAGTAAACCAAGGACTAAACTAAGGGTGGCAAGGGTCTTTTTCATGTTCGATAGATATAAGGGTGAATGACTGTCCAGCGGACAATCGGCAGGAAATATGGTATTTAAAACAGATAAACCCCAACAAATGGGCTCAATTTTTTTGCGTATATTTGATAGTAGTTCCCTTGCATAATGACCACAACCGACGCTTTAACCAACCAGCAGCTGCTTACCAAACGCCCGGATCTACGCACCCCTGCCGACTATCTGAAGCGCTACTACGGGTATGATGTGTTCCGGCCCATGCAGGAAGATATCATCAACTCAATCGTAGGCGGGCGGGATACGGTCGTGCTGATGCCTACCGGGGGTGGTAAGTCCGTTTGTTTTCAGATTCCGGCGCTCATGCTACCCGGCGTAACTATCGTGGTGTCGCCCCTGATTGCGCTCATGAAAGATCAGGTGGGCGCGCTGCACATGAACGGTATACCGTCGGCTTTTTACAACAGTACCCAGACCGGCCGCGAGCAGAGGGCCATTGAAGACGACTGTATCAGTGGCAAACTCAAGCTGCTCTACGTCTCCCCCGAGAAGCTGCTCACCGAATCGTTTTTCACCTTTCTGAAACACATTACGGTATCGCTCTTTGCCATTGACGAAGCCCATTGCATATCCTCCTGGGGGCACGATTTCCGGCCGGAATACACGCAGCTGCACGTCCTGAAGCAGCAGTTTCCGCAGGTGCCGACGATTGCTCTGACCGCCACCGCCGACAAACTTACCCGGCAGGATATTGCCACCCGGCTCGGCATGAACGACCCGGCCATCTTTATCTCGTCCTTCAACCGTAAAAACCTGAGCCTGCAGGTACTCCCCGGTCAGAACCGCATCCAGCAGATTATCCGGTTGCTGCAGCAAAAGCCTGATACCTCCGGCATCATTTACTGCCTGAGCCGTAAGTCGACCGAGTCGCTCGCGGCCAAGCTCCAGGAGAAAGGTTTCAACGCGGCTTTTTACCACGCCCGGATGGACCCCGCCGACCGGGCCCGTACTCAGGAAGCGTTCCTGCGGGACGATGTCAAGATCATGTGCGCCACGATTGCTTTTGGCATGGGAATCGACAAGTCGAACGTACGGTGGGTGATCCACTACAACATGCCCAAGAATATCGAGGGCTTTTACCAGGAAATAGGGCGGGCGGGGCGCGACGGTGCTGCGGCCCAGACCGTACTGTTCTACAGTTTTGCCGACGTAGCGACTTACAAGGAGATGCTGGCCGAGAATAACCCGGCCAATCTGGGTCTTCAGCTGGCCAAGCTGGAGCGGATGCAGCAGTACGCTGATGCGCATACCTGCCGCCGGCAGATTCTGCTCTCCTACTTCTCGGAGGAGTTGCCGGAGCCGTGTGGCAACTGCGACGTGTGCCGCGACCCGCGGATTACGTTCGATGGTACGGTACTGGCTCAGAAAGCCCTGTCGGCCATGGTCCGCTCGGGCGAACGGGTACCCATGAACCTGCTCATCGATATTCTGCGCGGCTCCCGCAGCCAGGCGGTGCTGCAGGGGGGCTACGACCAGATCAAAACCTACGGTGCCGGGCGCGACATTCGCTTTGAAGACTGGCGGAACTATATCCACCAGCTCATCAACATCGGCGTCATTGAAATTGGCTACGACCAGCACTACGCCCTGCGCCGGGGAATCCTGGCCGACCAGGTGCTGAAAGGTACCCGCCGGATCGATCTCGTCAAGCCCGATGATGCGCCCAAACTGGTCGTCGAGAAAAAGGTCCGGCCGGAGGTCAACCGCAACGACCTCTTCGAGCGGCTTCGGGTGTTGCGCAAACAACTGGCCGACGAGCAGAACGTACCCCCGTATGTCATCTTTACCGATACGACACTGGAAGACATGGCCCGGCAGCGCCCCACTACGCCTGACGCCCTGCGCAATGTGAGCGGGGTGGGCGAACGGAAGCTTCAGCTGTTTGGCCGTAAGTTCCTGGACGTCATTCTGGGCTACACGGGCGGACCAGCCAGTCCGGGCAGTGTAAGCAAGCCGGCCGAAAAAAACAAGGTACCTACCCAGCAACAAACGCTCGACCTGTATAACCGGGGGATGAGTATCGACGAGATTG is a window from the Spirosoma rigui genome containing:
- the hemA gene encoding glutamyl-tRNA reductase, with translation MLDTFKSISLSHKTAPLRVRELIALSEEEAKRLMLRLRDFFGLTDLLVVSTCNRTEVYYATDPAAASPNLNADIARLLLIEKGLTDTDTYLPYFQFFDAHNAAVRHLFEVCVGLHSQVVGDMQIPNQVKQSYQWSADLDMAGPFLHRLMHTIFFTNKRVAQETSFRDGAASVSYAAVELIEELVGENQNPNVLVVGLGEIGTDVCKNLESRKLSNITLCNRTHAKTEALAQKYGFRMADFADLTDEIRQADVIISSITRDEPLFTPQFLASINVLTYKYFIDLSVPRSVDAAVEQIPGVLVYNIDHIRNRADEALNQRLAAIPQVEAIVTQAVAEFGDWSKEMIVSPTINKLKNALEQIRKEEIARHLKHLTPGESEKVDKITRGIMQKIIKLPVLQLKAACKRGEAETLIDVLNDLFDLEKQTSDEPKRY
- the recQ gene encoding DNA helicase RecQ, producing MTTTDALTNQQLLTKRPDLRTPADYLKRYYGYDVFRPMQEDIINSIVGGRDTVVLMPTGGGKSVCFQIPALMLPGVTIVVSPLIALMKDQVGALHMNGIPSAFYNSTQTGREQRAIEDDCISGKLKLLYVSPEKLLTESFFTFLKHITVSLFAIDEAHCISSWGHDFRPEYTQLHVLKQQFPQVPTIALTATADKLTRQDIATRLGMNDPAIFISSFNRKNLSLQVLPGQNRIQQIIRLLQQKPDTSGIIYCLSRKSTESLAAKLQEKGFNAAFYHARMDPADRARTQEAFLRDDVKIMCATIAFGMGIDKSNVRWVIHYNMPKNIEGFYQEIGRAGRDGAAAQTVLFYSFADVATYKEMLAENNPANLGLQLAKLERMQQYADAHTCRRQILLSYFSEELPEPCGNCDVCRDPRITFDGTVLAQKALSAMVRSGERVPMNLLIDILRGSRSQAVLQGGYDQIKTYGAGRDIRFEDWRNYIHQLINIGVIEIGYDQHYALRRGILADQVLKGTRRIDLVKPDDAPKLVVEKKVRPEVNRNDLFERLRVLRKQLADEQNVPPYVIFTDTTLEDMARQRPTTPDALRNVSGVGERKLQLFGRKFLDVILGYTGGPASPGSVSKPAEKNKVPTQQQTLDLYNRGMSIDEIAAERQLTTGSIASHLVQLAKAGQDVDLEEILASFVSPTERRAIERAIEMVGVPEGRLKGVFDQLGGQYDYGKITIVAGLYNG